The Bacillus zhangzhouensis region TTATAGACTGGAATGCTTGATCGTACTCACCGTTTGCTTTTGCTTTGTAGCCAAGCGCTTGGAACATTTTTTGAGCGGCTTTGACTTCATCTCCATTGTCATTGAGCTCATATGATTTTTTCGGGCTTAAGTAAGGCAGCTTTGCATAGCTTGGAAGTGCTGCTTTGACCTGTGGTTCAATTCCTTTTTTGTGAATCCAAGAACCGTCTGGTGTCAGCCATTTTGCAATGGTTAACTTGACACTAGAACCATCATTATAGTTTTGCGCATTTTGAACAGTTCCTTTGCCAAACGTCTTTTCACCCACAATTTGAATACCTGAAGATTGGTGCAGAGCCGCCGCCATGATTTCAGCAGCGCTGGCTGAACCGCCATTTACAAGGACAACTGCCGGCTGATGAACTTTGCGTTCTTTTTCGGCCTTGTACACTTGTTTCTCCCCTTTTTCTTCAACTTGCATGATGACTTTCCCTTTATCAATAAAGTCATTGCTCATTTCAATAGCTTCTGTCATGATGCCGCCTGGATTATCTCTCAGGTCAATGACAAAACCTTTTGCCCCTTTTTTCTCGAGGTCATCAATCGCTTTATCCAGCTCTTTCGATGTGGTTTCAGCAAAGGACGTAATTTGGATTTCTCCTATTTTGTCTTTTGTGAGTTTTGCATACACCGTTTCAAGCGGAATCTTGTCTCTTGTGATAGTCACATCTACATTGCCAACTCCTTGACGGTTGAGATGCAGCTGGACATCTGTTCCTTTTTTCCCTCTGATGAGAGAGACTGCTTGATTGACCGACATTCCTTTGGTGCTTTTTCCATCCACTTTTAAAATATGATCATGAGGTTTTAAACCAGCTTTTTCAGCAGGAGAGCCTTTAATCGGCGCGACAATTAAAATTTGTCCATCCTTCTCTTCTACTTGTGCACCAATTCCTTCAAATGAAGAAGAAATGGTGTTGTTAAATCCTTCGGCTTCCTCCTGATCCATATATGTAGAGTATGGATCATCAAGTGATGCAATCATTCCTTTGATCGCACCATCTACTAGTTTTTGATCATCCGTTTTTTCGTAATACTCATCCTTTACCTTCGTATACGCAGCCATGAGTTTACTAAACTTCTCGTCTCCAGGGACGCTGACAGCACCTTGTTTTGTAATCACAAATGTAATCGCTGAGGACAGTGCAGCAGTCACCAGAATGGCTATCACAAACTTCATTTGTTTTTTCAAAGAAACACCACCTTTATCTCCTTTCATTATTATCAAGGACAACGCTTCATAAAGTCAACCAAAGGATCAACTTCTATTTGAAAAGATAAGCCATTATCCCCTCTATTGCATAACCTTTAGAGAGGAACAGGATAAGGAAAGAAGGGATTATATGAGTAATTATGTAGAAATGCTTGCCTATTTTGGCGTATCAGGTGCCCATCCTGGCGGGATTGAGTTAACAAAAACAATGATTGAGCATATAAAACTGCCGCCTTATGCCCGTATACTGGATGCCGGATGCGGTACAGGACAGACGGCCGCCTATTTAGGAAATATAGGTTATCAGGTGGAGGCCATTGATATGCATCCATTGATGATTGAAAAGGCGAACCTACGATTTGAACGGGAAGAACTGCCAATCCGCGCCTTAGAGGCATCCATTGAGCAGCTGCCCTTTCCAGATCAAGCGTTCTCTCTACTCATCAGTGAATCTGTTTTAAGCTTTACAAAACTGCCTGTAGCACTTGCTGAGATCAAACGCGTGCTTGCTCCTGGCAGTCAATTGATTGCAAATGAAGCTGTGTTAAAAGCCCCTCTTGCATCTGATGAGATGGCAGTTGTTCGAAACTTTTACGGCTTTCACTCGCTCTTGTCGCTTGAAGAATGGAAAGAGCAGTTAACAGTAGCGGGCTTCCGTGACATTCACATTCTCTCATTCGATGAACATATGGTGCAGGAGGAACCGACAGAAATGGAACTATCTGAGCACATACCGTCTTCTCTTTACGAGACGCTGCAAACACACTACGATCTCATTCAAGCACACCGAAAGCAGCTAAGTCACATTCTATTTGAATGTACCGTATAAAATGAGCGAATCTCCTATATGTTTTGTCCAAACTCTATGAGGTCTCTTGCATAGGATAAGAGTGAAAAGAGTTTGTCATAAGGAGGAATAACATGGAGCGCTACTACAAGCTTTGTCTGCAGCACATAGGGAAAGTTGCTAGAATCACTGATCGTAATGGCAGAGTACATGTCGGACGCATTGAGCGTGTGACAAACCGCAAAGTTTATATTCGTCCAGTCGGCGGGTCTCGCGGGGGCTTTGGCTTTGGCTATTGGGGCGGATATTATGGCTGGGGTGCAGCGTATGGCATTAGCCTCGGTTTGATTACCGGCTTCGCATTAGCAGGATTGTTCTTTTTTTAAAAGAAGAATAAGAGAAGGCCTCTCGAATAGCTGGGAGGCCTTTTACTTGTTTAGATTTTCTTTACTTTGTTCATGTATTCTTCCAATGTTAAATCGTGATCATGCATCGCTTTTGCGGCTTCTTTTCCCACATAGCGTAAATGCCACGGCTCATATTCATATTTCGTAATGTCTTCTTTACCTTTTGGATAACGGATGATAAAGCCATATTTATAGGCGTTTTTAGCCACCCATTTGCCATCTGGTGTTTCACCAAACTTTTCAGATATCTCAAACCCGGCACTTTTTGAGGAAATATCTATGGCAAGACCTGTTTGATGTTCACTTTCGCCTGGTAAAGCGACGGCTTCTTGTGCTTTTTCTTTGCCTTTTAATTTGACCTCACTATCAAAAATGACTTTTTGACGGTCATAGGAACGATAGCCGGATACTGCAGCAAGCTCGAAGTTTTCCTTTTTTGCACCTTTGAATAACTTCTCAAGCGCTTCCGCTGCTTCTTTGCGGATATATCGCTTTTCGATATCTTCCGAAAAAGAGAATTCTACTTTTGGTACAACGAGATCAGAAGGTTTATAGGTTCCTGGTAATGCATATTCTTTGTTGACAAGTGCTAGCACATTTTCAGGATTTTGAATGGTTTTCAGACCGCTCACAACCTTGATGTCATTGAAATATTCACTCTTTAACGTCAGCTCTTGATTCGATGAATCTGCCTTATCGTTTGAGTTGTGCTGGGGAGATGAACTTGTTGCGCTCTTTTGTTCGTTTATTTTGTTTGATTCAGATGAACCGCTTTTTTGATCCAGCAACTGGCAGCCTGATAGCGCGGCTGTCAAACCAAGAATCGATGCGATTGAGAATATTTTGTAGCTTTTCTTCATGACATACCTTCCTTTGCTCTTCTAAAAAAATAAAGATGCGCTACATTGTAGCACACCCCTTATACTATTATAAAACAGAGTCTAGCGCAATTAAGATCATTTCATCAAACGTTGTTTGACGCTCTTCAGCCGTTGTTTCTTCTCCTGTTAGGACATGATCACTCACTGTCAAAATTGATAACGCTTTTCGATCAAATTTTGCTGCAAGCGAATAAAGAGCGGTTGTCTCCATTTCGATTGCTAGGATACCATATTGAGCCATGAGCTCAAGTGGTTTTTCATTGTAAAATTGGTCTGCTGTAAATACATTTCCGACACGTACTGCGACATTTTTTGCTTCTGCAGTGTCGTAGGCTTTCTTGAGCAGACCAAAATCAGCGCATGGCGCATAATCAATTGGTCCAAATGCCACACGATTCATTTGTGAATCTGTTGATGATGTCTGGGCTAAAATGACGTCACGTACATTGACATCCTTTTTGATGGCTCCGCAAGATCCAACGCGAATTAAGTTTTGAACATCATAGCTTTGAATGAGTTCATTCACATAAATCGAAATAGATGGTACGCCCATCCCAGTGCCCTGTACAGAAACACGTTTTCCTTTATAGGTTCCAGTATAGCCATACATTCCGCGCACTTCATTATAGCATTCAACATCTTCTAAATATGTATCTGCAATATATTTCGCACGAAGCGGATCGCCTGGCAGCAATACCGTTTCTGCAATTTGTCCTTTTTCTGCTCCAATATGTACACTCATTTTTTAGCCTCCACTTACGTTTACTATGTATTTTATCCTATTTATTATAAACGATCGAGCTGAAAAAAGAAAATACCAGCTGGATTTCAAGCTGGCATCATTCTCATCTATTTAACTTATGGTCATTAGTCGTTCACTACGTTTCCATCCTGCCGGAGAGAGCTGATAATAGCACTTCCCCTTTTTCTCATCATCAATCACAACAATATCACCTGTTGTGATAAACCGTGCATTGTAATCATTAGGGACTGTATCATGTACATTAAATGTCGAGAATGCTTTTTCCAGTACATCAAGGTGTGTTCTGCCGCCAATCTTTGTCCGGTACACAGGCTGATGCCCGCTTGCAGCGCCATATTCAGGTGTTTGATAAATGGTTAAGTGAAATGCTGATGGCTTCTTTTGAAAAAATCTCAACGTCAATTGCATTCAAATCCCTCCTTTTTTATATAAAATTGGCTGGGGTCTGTCAATTTCCTTCTTCTATTTTTGTCGAATGACAGGCAACCTTTCGTCAATTTTTTTACAAATGAGGAATAAAGCGAGTCCTATCGCAAAGCCTCCTGCAACATCTGTCAAATAATGCACCCCGATATACATCCGGCTGATGCCAATGGCCAGAACACCAAGCCCAGTGATCAAATAGACGATTTTTTGTCTTTCTTTCAGCCATGGAATCATCTCAACTAATAGATACGCAATAAAAGGATAGATTGTGGCTGCATTCATCGAATGCCCGCTCGGAAAACTGTAGTACGTTTCACCTACAAGGTGATCAAAGGCCGGACGCTCTCTAGCAAACAGCCCCTTTAATTCATGATTGATTGTTTTTTCTGTGAGATATAATAGAAAAAGCATCATGATAGAGTAGTAGCGCTTATACATAAACAATACCACACTAAAAATGAGCATGATTGGAACGAGCAGCGCGCTGATGCCAAAGTCCGTCAAAGCCAGCATGACATCATTTAAAAAAGGGAGTCTGATGCTTTCAAACCATAAGATGATCTGGTTGTCCAAATCTTGACAAACCCCAGATACCATGAGCGCAGCAATAGCGCCAAATAAAATGAAAAGAAATAGGATATACACGCGAAGACTTCCCCTCCCTCTCTCTTTCAGAATCTCTTCAAAGTATAGTGCCTACCACGCCTCTTCTTCAACTATCATTGTT contains the following coding sequences:
- a CDS encoding M15 family metallopeptidase, producing MKKSYKIFSIASILGLTAALSGCQLLDQKSGSSESNKINEQKSATSSSPQHNSNDKADSSNQELTLKSEYFNDIKVVSGLKTIQNPENVLALVNKEYALPGTYKPSDLVVPKVEFSFSEDIEKRYIRKEAAEALEKLFKGAKKENFELAAVSGYRSYDRQKVIFDSEVKLKGKEKAQEAVALPGESEHQTGLAIDISSKSAGFEISEKFGETPDGKWVAKNAYKYGFIIRYPKGKEDITKYEYEPWHLRYVGKEAAKAMHDHDLTLEEYMNKVKKI
- a CDS encoding S41 family peptidase, whose product is MKKQMKFVIAILVTAALSSAITFVITKQGAVSVPGDEKFSKLMAAYTKVKDEYYEKTDDQKLVDGAIKGMIASLDDPYSTYMDQEEAEGFNNTISSSFEGIGAQVEEKDGQILIVAPIKGSPAEKAGLKPHDHILKVDGKSTKGMSVNQAVSLIRGKKGTDVQLHLNRQGVGNVDVTITRDKIPLETVYAKLTKDKIGEIQITSFAETTSKELDKAIDDLEKKGAKGFVIDLRDNPGGIMTEAIEMSNDFIDKGKVIMQVEEKGEKQVYKAEKERKVHQPAVVLVNGGSASAAEIMAAALHQSSGIQIVGEKTFGKGTVQNAQNYNDGSSVKLTIAKWLTPDGSWIHKKGIEPQVKAALPSYAKLPYLSPKKSYELNDNGDEVKAAQKMFQALGYKAKANGEYDQAFQSIIKSFQTDNDLKADGILTGDTTTVLMTKIQDKLKNNDTQMKKAIEVLKKEMK
- a CDS encoding methyltransferase domain-containing protein, yielding MSNYVEMLAYFGVSGAHPGGIELTKTMIEHIKLPPYARILDAGCGTGQTAAYLGNIGYQVEAIDMHPLMIEKANLRFEREELPIRALEASIEQLPFPDQAFSLLISESVLSFTKLPVALAEIKRVLAPGSQLIANEAVLKAPLASDEMAVVRNFYGFHSLLSLEEWKEQLTVAGFRDIHILSFDEHMVQEEPTEMELSEHIPSSLYETLQTHYDLIQAHRKQLSHILFECTV
- a CDS encoding YodL domain-containing protein; this encodes MQLTLRFFQKKPSAFHLTIYQTPEYGAASGHQPVYRTKIGGRTHLDVLEKAFSTFNVHDTVPNDYNARFITTGDIVVIDDEKKGKCYYQLSPAGWKRSERLMTIS
- the deoD gene encoding purine-nucleoside phosphorylase — its product is MSVHIGAEKGQIAETVLLPGDPLRAKYIADTYLEDVECYNEVRGMYGYTGTYKGKRVSVQGTGMGVPSISIYVNELIQSYDVQNLIRVGSCGAIKKDVNVRDVILAQTSSTDSQMNRVAFGPIDYAPCADFGLLKKAYDTAEAKNVAVRVGNVFTADQFYNEKPLELMAQYGILAIEMETTALYSLAAKFDRKALSILTVSDHVLTGEETTAEERQTTFDEMILIALDSVL
- a CDS encoding phosphatase PAP2 family protein translates to MYILFLFILFGAIAALMVSGVCQDLDNQIILWFESIRLPFLNDVMLALTDFGISALLVPIMLIFSVVLFMYKRYYSIMMLFLLYLTEKTINHELKGLFARERPAFDHLVGETYYSFPSGHSMNAATIYPFIAYLLVEMIPWLKERQKIVYLITGLGVLAIGISRMYIGVHYLTDVAGGFAIGLALFLICKKIDERLPVIRQK